The sequence GTCACGCGGCTTTTCTTGCACGTTCGATCGACGGACGATCAGACTCTGGATCTGGTTGCGGCACCGCATGATCGAGCGCCCACAATCGCGCCTGCTTCAGAAAGCCCGTGAAGGCCACGAGCATCGACATCTGCAAACCCGGCAAGCCGTCGAGAAATCCTCGCCGCAGAATATAAAGCTGAAAAAATCGAATTGGCGGGCGGAGAAACATGCTCCAAAATCCAGCTTGCCGCCCGCGGTCTTGCATGTCCCTCGCACCGAAACCGGTGTAGTGAATCATCTTGCCGAGATATTGCTCGTAGGTCCAACTCGTATAATGCAACAGTCGGCCCTGGAGAGTGCCTTCTCGTCCAGGTAGGACGCCGAGATGCTCGTGAACTCGACGATTGGTGTACCGGCATTGGTCCCGCCGCAACAGCCGCATCACTTTGTCGTTCAAGCACTCGCCGTATCGCAATCGATGCCCGAGAAAATACGTATCGCGATAAATCCAATAGGCGTCGATTTGCGATGAATTCTCGGCCAGCACACGGCGAGTTTCGTCGGCCAATTCAGGCGTCACTCGCTCGTCGGCATCGACGATCAGCACCCACGGATGCGCGGCCTGCGGAATCGCCCAGTTCTTGAAGTTCGAAAAGTCGATGAATTCTCGCTGAATCACTCGACAGCCCAGCGAGCGGGCCAACTCCACGGTGTCGTCGGTCGAACCGCTGTCGGCGACCAAGATCTCATCGGCAATGGGCCGCACCGATTCGACGCACAGCCGCAAATTGCGGCGTTCGTTTTTTGCCGGAATGAGCACGGTGAGGCGTTGGGACATGTGGCTTTTAGGGTTGGGAGCCGGGGCTATGGGGCCGGAACAATAATCTCCCCGCGACGCCTATTCAAGAGCAATGCTCTGGCTTGCGACGGCCAAAAACGCTATCGTTTCGGCCCGGCAAGAAAACTCATCGTCTTCCTCGATCGTTCAGCGTTGTGTCCATGTATCTCTCCGTCATCCTGAGCACCTACAACCAGCCAGAGTGGCTCGAAAAGGTCATCTGGGGATATGCTGCGCAGAACCATCGCGATTTTGAGTTGGTGATTGCCGACGACGGCTCGACCGGCGACACGCGCGACTGCATCGACCAATTGCGAGTGGATACCGGCCTGGCGATTCGTCACGTTTGGCATGCCGACCACGGTTTTCGCAAATGCACGATCTTGAACCGGGCGATTGTCCAAGCGAATGCCGATTATCTCGTCTTTTCTGACGGCGATTGCATTCCGCGCTTCGATTTTTTGGCCACGCACGCACGCTTCGCGCGCCCAGGACGATTCTTATCCGGTGGATACTTCAAGCTGCCGCTTGAATTGAGCCAATTGATCGCGCGCGACGACATTCTCGCCGGCCAAGCCGCCAATGTCGCTTGGTTGCAGGCGCGCGGCTTGCCCTGGAGCCTCAAGAAGCTCAAAGTGTCGGCAGGTCCGCGATTGGCGCGGCTACTCGATCATCTTACGACCACCAAGGCCACTTGGAACGGCCACAATTCATCGGGCTGGAAGGCTGACATTCTGCGCGTCAACGGCTTCGACGAGCGGATGGAATGGGGAGGCGAAGACCGCGAAATGGGCGAACGCCTGATGAATATCGGCATTCGTGGCAAACGAATTCGGTACCGCGCCATCTGCGTACACCTTGATCACCCGCGGGGCTACGTGCGGCAAACTGCGCTTGTGAGAAATCGGCAGATTCGCAGCCAGACCAGGCAATACCGCACCGCCTGGACCAACTTCGGCATCGTCCGACAGCAGACGCCCCTGCCGCAGCACGCGGTGTAAATCTCAATCAGGTATCCACAGCGCCGATTTTTTTTCGCCAGCCGCTTCGGGCGCATCGGGCGTCCACAGTTTTCCAGGTTCATCGCCATTCCCAGGTACGACGAGCGACGACTCTGGTGGAACGGATCTCAGCGACGGGATTGCCAGCCGGCCGTCTGGCGTGGCTAGCCCTAATTCCACAAGCAGTTGCGCAAGCGTCTGGAGTACGCCCGGCTCGCGCCCGTGCTGGCGGCGAATATGATCGATCAGGCGGATAACCGCGTCACCCTCGCTGCGTTGGGCGCGCACTAGCAATTCCATTAAATCCCAGTGAGCCGACGATTGCTTGTTGGCTTCCGCCAGTGTGCGAGCTTCCGCAATGAGCCGTAAGCTTTCGTCAGAATCGGTCGCCATCCGGGCGAGCAGCCGATACGCAGGCAGTCGAGATTCCACGACCGAAAGGCTGGGCCGCCGAACGACTTCGGGTGCCAGACGCCGCGTGGCCAAAGAATTGTTGGTGATTGCCGAGCGGTTGAACGCATTCTGCAATTGGTCGTCGGAAAGCCTTTCGGGCGTCAACCGGGCCAACCGCGCAAGAGGAATGAGATTCGTATCCAACCCCGTGGCGTCAATATCGCCTTGCTCCGGCAAGCCAAGCTTGCGGCGCAGCTCGTTGTAGGTTTCCGTCGAGCTATCGGTGTCCGACGATTGTAACAGGTAAATCGATGCCAGCAGTTGCAGCCGATATCGAGATTCGCTCGCCGCTTGTTCAGGCGAGCGACCACCAAGCATCGGCTGCGGAATCTTGAGCCATTTCTCCAATACGATCGCGCGGCGTTCTTCAGCCACCAGCGATCGGCGCAGCTCGTCGGGTGTGTCGTCGGGCATGCGCCAATGCCAACTCAGCGCATGCTCGACTTGCGTGAGATGGCCGATTTTTTCTTCCGCCTCCGCTGGACCGAGCAAGTCGCCCAGAACTTCCCGCAAAATTTTTTGTGCGACATCCAACTCAGGTCGAAATGCGGTTAATTCCAGCCGCGCTTCTCGATCGGTCTGCTTGCCAAACAAAAGTAGTTGGGCGAGATGATGCGGAACGGTTTCGCGAGTCAGCCCAACTCCGGTTGCCGGCAACTCGCGATCGAGCAAAAAATATCCTGCGCGTGGCGGAGGTCCGTCTTCCTCGCCCCACTCCGAAGCGTCCAGCGCACATCGTTCGATCCGTCGATCCGCGGCGAACTTCTCTTGAGCGGCTTCGGCGTTGCCGATAGACACGATAACTCGTAATTCGTCCACCTGACCATAGGCGTCTTCCTTGGTCAACGTTTGAGCGAGCGCCTCAGCGTCGATCGCATCGTCCAGTGCAACATTCAACGAAGCAAATTTTCGCAGGGCGTCGGCCGCGCCTTGATAATCGCCCAAATTGGAGCGCATAGCGGCCAGGTTCCGCCATAACTCTGGCGAATCTGCAAGCTTGCTGGACAGGGCCGTCCAAAGAGTATTCGCTAGTTGCCAACGTCCGCGCTTTGCGGCATCGATTCCCGCTTGAAATTCGGCCTGCCACGGCACACCACTCGGCGGTTCGGACAGCCGAGGTGGTTCCTTCAAGATGGTTGGCACCGCTGGAGCCCGTTCCAACTGCAGCAGCATCGCTGTAGCGTTATCTTCTTTTCCCTCCGTAACACCCACTTGAAATTGAACGTGAGCGCGAGCTGGCACGTAATGGCCCTTGGCAAGCAACTCCAGCGCTACAACTCTGGCAGCCTCATATACTTGCGCTGGCAATTCAAGGCTGGCAGCATCCAAAGATTTTTGTAGCCATTGAACGGCGACCAACGGATCCTC comes from Pirellulales bacterium and encodes:
- a CDS encoding glycosyltransferase family 2 protein; this translates as MSQRLTVLIPAKNERRNLRLCVESVRPIADEILVADSGSTDDTVELARSLGCRVIQREFIDFSNFKNWAIPQAAHPWVLIVDADERVTPELADETRRVLAENSSQIDAYWIYRDTYFLGHRLRYGECLNDKVMRLLRRDQCRYTNRRVHEHLGVLPGREGTLQGRLLHYTSWTYEQYLGKMIHYTGFGARDMQDRGRQAGFWSMFLRPPIRFFQLYILRRGFLDGLPGLQMSMLVAFTGFLKQARLWALDHAVPQPDPESDRPSIERARKAA
- a CDS encoding glycosyltransferase family 2 protein encodes the protein MYLSVILSTYNQPEWLEKVIWGYAAQNHRDFELVIADDGSTGDTRDCIDQLRVDTGLAIRHVWHADHGFRKCTILNRAIVQANADYLVFSDGDCIPRFDFLATHARFARPGRFLSGGYFKLPLELSQLIARDDILAGQAANVAWLQARGLPWSLKKLKVSAGPRLARLLDHLTTTKATWNGHNSSGWKADILRVNGFDERMEWGGEDREMGERLMNIGIRGKRIRYRAICVHLDHPRGYVRQTALVRNRQIRSQTRQYRTAWTNFGIVRQQTPLPQHAV